A window of Salmo trutta chromosome 5, fSalTru1.1, whole genome shotgun sequence contains these coding sequences:
- the LOC115193760 gene encoding cGMP-dependent protein kinase 1 isoform X3, with translation MKILKKRHIVDTRQQEHIRSEKLIMQEAHSDSIVRLYRTFKDSKYLYMLMEACLGGELWTILRDRGSFEDSTTRFYTACVVEAFAYLHSKGIIYRDLKPENLILDHRGYAKLVDFGFAKKIGFGKKTWTFCGTPEYVAPEIILNKGHDISADYWSLGILMFELLTGSPPFSGPDPMKTYNIILRGIDMIEFPKKITKNAANLIKKLCRDNPSERLGNLKNGVKDIQKHKWFEGFNGEGLRKGTLTPPIIPNVTSSTDTSNFDSFPEDNEDPPPDDNSGWDNDF, from the exons ATGAAGATCCTGAAGAAGCGTCACATCGTGGACACACGGCAGCAGGAGCATATCCGCTCTGAGAAACTCATTATGCAGGAGGCCCATTCTGACTCCATTGTCAG acTGTACAGGACATTTAAGGACAGTAAGTATCTATACATGCTGATGGAGGCTTGTCTGGGAGGAGAGCTGTGGACCATTCTTAGAGACCG GGGTTCATTTGAGGACTCCACCACCAGGTTCTACACAGCTTGTGTGGTGGAAGCATTTGCCTACCTGCATTCCAAAGGCATCATCTACAGAGACCTCAAACCAGAGAACCTTATACTGGACCACAGGGGCTACGCCAAGCTA GTGGACTTTGGCTTTGCCAAGAAGATAGGGTTTGGGAAGAAAACGTGGACGTTCTGTGGAACACCAGAATACGTGGCACCAGAGATCATTCTGAACAAAGGCCATGACATCTCAGCCGACTACTGGTCTCTAGGAATCCTCATGTTTGAGCTCCTCACCGGCAG ccctcccttctctGGCCCTGATCCCATGAAGACCTATAACATCATCCTGAGGGGCATTGACATGATTGAGTTTCCAAAGAAGATTACCAAAAACGCTGCCAACTTAATAAAAAAACTATGCAG GGACAATCCTTCAGAAAGACTGGGAAACTTGAAAAACGGTGTTAAAGACATCCAAAAGCACAA ATGGTTCGAGGGCTTTAACGGGGAAGGTCTACGGAAGGGAACTCTGACACCCCCTATCATCCCTAAT GTGACATCATCGACGGACACGAGTAACTTTGACAGCTTCCCAGAGGACAATGAAGACCCGCCCCCAGATGACAACTCTGGCTGGGACAACGATTTTTAA
- the LOC115193761 gene encoding dickkopf-related protein 1, protein MPHLSVLRFMAVYLMLFGYLGDAYAGAVLLNSNAIKNLPGGTDTVSPSPRPSSPDSDRQKAVVDTLQPICTHDDECGTDEFCNDIRGACLPCRKIRKRCARDSMCCAGNRCINGVCQASDQDVEAVVTTSVGNRQNNTMEHHGKRLPLPQGQPQHSVKGRESDNCLRSSDCSAGLCCARHFWSRICKPVLTKGQACTRHRRKGGHGLELFQRCDCGGGLSCRPERGEKEPGVSRTADRNLHTCQRR, encoded by the exons ATGCCTCATCTGTCAGTGCTTCGTTTTATGGCCGTGTATCTCATGCTGTTTGGATACCTTGGGGATGCTTATGCCGGGGCGGTTTTACTGAACTCTAATGCCATCAAGaacttgcctggtggcaccgacACGGTTAGCCCGAGCCCACGCCCGTCTTCACCAGATAGTGACCGACAGAAAGCAGTCGTGGACACTTTGCAG CCTATTTGCACACATGATGATGAGTGTGGGACCGATGAATTCTGCAATGATATCCGAGGCGCGTGCCTCCCATGCCGAAAGATCCGGAAGCGGTGCGCAAGGGATTCAATGTGCTGCGCTGGGAACCGCTGCATCAACG GTGTTTGTCAGGCCAGTGATCAAGATGTTGAAGCTGTAGTCACTACCAGTGTTGGGAATAGGCAGAACAACACCATGGAACACCATGGCAAGAGACTGCCTCTGCCCCAAGGTCAACCACAACATTCTGTCAAAG gtcGGGAAAGTGACAACTGCCTGAGGTCCTCTGACTGCTCTGCGGGTCTGTGCTGTGCACGCCACTTCTGGTCTCGTATCTGTAAGCCGGTGCTGACGAAGGGCCAGGCGTGCACACGTCACCGTAGGAAAGGTGGCCATGGCCTGGAGCTGTTCCAGCGCTGCGACTGTGGAGGTGGTCTCTCCTGCAGaccggagagaggagagaaagaaccTGGAGTCAGCAGAACCGCAGACCGGAACCTACACACCTGCCAGagacgctga